One Gordonia zhaorongruii DNA segment encodes these proteins:
- a CDS encoding nitroreductase family deazaflavin-dependent oxidoreductase codes for MNKVLMAVDRLGVLGTKGPAVLTVVGRKSGQPRSTPVTPMVVEGRRYVVGGFPGADWVRNAQANPEATLGQGKHGEPVRLVEMSPEEARPLLRQFPTLVPTGIEFMKSAGLVTEGTPDEFEELAGRCAVFRIDTRE; via the coding sequence ATGAACAAGGTGCTCATGGCGGTCGACCGGCTGGGCGTACTGGGAACCAAGGGTCCGGCGGTTCTGACCGTGGTGGGACGCAAGTCGGGACAGCCGCGGTCGACGCCGGTCACGCCGATGGTCGTCGAAGGACGGCGGTACGTCGTCGGCGGATTTCCGGGTGCGGACTGGGTCCGCAATGCGCAGGCCAACCCCGAGGCGACGCTCGGTCAGGGTAAGCACGGCGAGCCCGTGCGGCTGGTCGAGATGTCGCCAGAGGAGGCCCGTCCGCTGCTGCGACAGTTTCCGACTCTGGTGCCCACTGGAATCGAGTTCATGAAGAGCGCAGGCCTCGTCACCGAGGGAACGCCCGACGAGTTCGAAGAGCTGGCTGGACGCTGCGCGGTCTTCCGGATCGATACGCGCGAGTGA
- the gyrB gene encoding DNA topoisomerase (ATP-hydrolyzing) subunit B, with protein MADTSSSKPKKAGKSKPNEYGAESISILEGLEAVRKRPGMYIGSTGERGLHHLIWEVVDNSVDEAMAGHASRVDVTLMEDGGVKVVDDGRGIPVAMHATGVPTVEVVMTQLHAGGKFDSDAYAVSGGLHGVGISVVNALSTKVQLDIDVDGSQWQQIYSYAKPGPLEQGGKTGKTGTAVTFWPDAEIFETTRFDAETVARRLQEMAFLNKGLTITLTDERLSDADAEAEAEAGSEVAEAPDTSETSAERAAKIAKIKTRTYHYPDGLIDYIKHLNSRSKSPIHRTVIGFTAQGTGHEVEIAMQWNEGYSESVHTFANTINTTEGGTHEEGFRSALTSTVNRYAADKKLVKDKDGKLEGTDIREGLAAVISVKVADPQFEGQTKTKLGNTEVRSFVQKACNEHLAHWLEANPAEAKTIIRKASDSQQARMAARRAKDLVRRKTATDIGGLPGKLSDCRSNDPTKCEVYLVEGDSAGGSAKSGRDSMYQAILPLRGKIINVEKARIDRVLKNAEVQSIITAFGTGIHDEFDISKLRYHKIVLMADADVDGQHIATLLLTLLFRFMRPLIEQGHVFLAQPPLYKLKWQKGAQPDFAYSDRERDALLEAGRASGKKINTDDGIQRYKGLGEMNASELWETTMDPDVRVLKRVTLDDGAAADELFSILMGEDVAARRTFIARNAKDVRFLDV; from the coding sequence TTCTCGAGGGTCTGGAAGCGGTTCGCAAGCGCCCCGGCATGTACATCGGTTCTACCGGTGAGCGTGGTCTGCACCACCTGATCTGGGAGGTCGTCGACAACTCCGTCGATGAGGCGATGGCCGGCCACGCGAGCCGTGTCGACGTCACCCTGATGGAAGACGGCGGCGTCAAGGTGGTCGACGACGGCCGTGGCATTCCGGTCGCGATGCACGCCACCGGCGTACCCACCGTCGAGGTCGTCATGACTCAGCTGCACGCGGGCGGCAAGTTCGATTCCGATGCGTATGCAGTGTCGGGTGGTCTGCACGGTGTCGGCATCTCGGTGGTGAACGCACTCTCGACGAAGGTGCAGCTCGACATCGACGTCGACGGTTCGCAATGGCAGCAGATCTACAGTTACGCGAAGCCGGGTCCGCTGGAGCAGGGTGGCAAGACCGGTAAGACCGGCACGGCCGTCACCTTCTGGCCGGACGCAGAGATCTTCGAGACCACCAGGTTCGATGCCGAGACCGTCGCCCGTCGTCTCCAGGAGATGGCTTTCCTGAATAAGGGCCTCACCATCACACTCACCGACGAGCGGTTGAGCGATGCTGACGCCGAAGCCGAGGCGGAAGCCGGCAGTGAGGTCGCCGAAGCCCCGGACACCTCCGAGACCTCGGCCGAGAGGGCCGCCAAGATCGCCAAGATCAAGACGCGGACCTACCACTACCCGGACGGCTTGATCGACTACATCAAGCACCTGAACAGCCGGAGCAAGTCGCCGATACACCGCACCGTCATCGGTTTCACCGCGCAGGGGACCGGACATGAGGTCGAGATCGCGATGCAGTGGAACGAGGGTTACTCCGAGTCGGTGCACACCTTCGCGAACACCATCAACACCACCGAGGGCGGCACGCACGAAGAGGGTTTCCGGTCGGCCCTGACCAGCACGGTCAACCGGTACGCCGCCGACAAGAAGCTCGTGAAGGACAAGGACGGCAAACTCGAGGGCACTGACATCCGCGAGGGTCTGGCCGCGGTCATCTCGGTGAAGGTGGCCGACCCGCAGTTCGAGGGTCAGACGAAGACGAAGCTGGGTAACACCGAAGTCCGCAGTTTCGTCCAGAAGGCGTGCAACGAGCATCTCGCGCACTGGCTCGAAGCCAATCCGGCTGAGGCGAAGACCATCATCCGCAAGGCGTCGGATTCCCAGCAGGCTCGCATGGCAGCCCGTCGTGCCAAGGATCTGGTCCGTCGCAAGACCGCCACGGACATCGGCGGTCTTCCCGGCAAGCTCTCGGACTGCCGCAGCAACGACCCCACGAAGTGCGAGGTGTACCTCGTCGAGGGCGACTCCGCAGGCGGTAGCGCCAAGAGCGGGCGCGATTCCATGTACCAGGCGATCCTGCCGCTGCGAGGCAAGATCATCAATGTGGAGAAGGCACGCATCGACCGCGTGCTGAAGAACGCCGAAGTGCAGTCGATCATCACCGCTTTCGGTACCGGCATCCACGACGAGTTCGATATCAGCAAGCTCCGCTACCACAAGATCGTGCTGATGGCCGACGCCGACGTCGACGGTCAGCACATCGCAACGTTGCTGCTCACGCTGCTGTTCCGTTTCATGCGTCCGCTCATCGAGCAGGGTCACGTGTTCCTGGCGCAGCCGCCGCTCTACAAGCTCAAGTGGCAGAAGGGCGCGCAGCCCGACTTCGCGTACAGCGACCGTGAACGCGACGCGCTCCTCGAGGCCGGCCGCGCATCGGGCAAGAAGATCAACACCGATGACGGCATCCAGCGTTACAAGGGCCTCGGTGAGATGAATGCGAGCGAACTGTGGGAGACCACGATGGATCCCGACGTCCGCGTTCTCAAGCGGGTGACCCTCGACGACGGGGCCGCCGCGGACGAGTTGTTCTCGATCCTCATGGGTGAGGATGTCGCGGCGCGCCGTACGTTCATCGCGCGCAACGCCAAGGACGTTCGTTTCCTCGACGTGTAG
- a CDS encoding DUF3566 domain-containing protein: MSSSARLAAAAGTGAAASAAAGKATAGGTSDSKKPFVESDTRNIPRSDLAKKDELPDLDAIHHVESSRESRDAQAARAQVQTIPGRSLNTPLRAAVQLRRVDPWSVFKVTGVLSIAGFFIWMIAVAVLYGVLDGMGIWEQINSSFGTLVNSDGTDSGGDLISSGQVFGFASIFGIVAAVLVTGIATISAYIYNVCSDMVGGVEVTLADLD, from the coding sequence ATGAGTTCGAGCGCACGCCTTGCGGCAGCAGCGGGCACGGGTGCGGCAGCGTCGGCAGCAGCCGGAAAGGCCACGGCTGGAGGTACTTCGGACTCGAAGAAGCCGTTCGTGGAGTCGGATACGCGGAACATCCCGCGCAGCGACCTCGCGAAGAAGGACGAACTGCCCGATCTCGATGCCATCCACCACGTGGAGTCGTCGAGGGAGTCGCGGGACGCTCAGGCGGCACGTGCGCAGGTGCAGACCATTCCCGGCCGGTCGTTGAACACCCCGCTGCGTGCGGCAGTGCAGCTTCGCCGAGTCGACCCGTGGTCGGTGTTCAAGGTGACCGGTGTGCTCTCGATCGCCGGCTTCTTCATCTGGATGATCGCCGTCGCCGTTCTGTACGGCGTGCTCGACGGTATGGGGATCTGGGAGCAGATCAACAGCTCGTTCGGCACCCTGGTCAACTCCGATGGCACCGACAGCGGAGGCGACTTGATCAGTTCGGGTCAGGTGTTCGGATTCGCGTCGATCTTCGGAATCGTCGCAGCAGTCCTCGTCACCGGCATCGCGACGATCTCGGCGTACATCTACAACGTGTGCTCCGACATGGTCGGCGGCGTCGAGGTAACGCTCGCGGACCTCGACTAG
- the gyrA gene encoding DNA gyrase subunit A, which translates to MSDESDLSPLNGDGTGDRIDPVDLGQEMQNSYIDYAMSVIVGRALPEVRDGLKPVHRRLLYASFDAGFRPERSYVKSARPVSETMGNYHPHGDSSIYDALVRLAQPWSMRYPLMDGQGNFGSRGNDGAAAMRYTEARLTPLAMEMLRDITEETVDFIPNYDGKSQEPTVLPSRIPNLLINGSGGIAVGMATNIPPHNLPEVADAVFWALDHPDADDDALLTACMECVKGPDFPTSALIVGSQGIRDAYTTGRGSIRMRSVVEIEENKGTTTLVVTELPFQVNPDNLISSIAEQVNDGKLKGISKIEDQSSDRAGLRIVMVLRRDAVAKVVLNNLYKHSQLQTNFGVNMLSIVDGVPRTLRLDQMIRHYVNHQIDVIVRRTRYRLRKAEERAHILRGLVKALDALDEVIALIRASANTDAARTGLMDLLDIDEVQADAILAMQLRRLSALERQKIIDELDEIEREIADLKDILDRPERQRAIVRDELKIVVDKYGDDRRTKIIAAEGDVNDEDLIAREDVVVTITETGYAKRTRTDLYRSQKRGGKGVQGAGLKQDDIVAHFFVSSTHDWLLFFTTKGRVYRAKAYELPEANRTARGQHVANLMAFQPEERIAQVIRISSYTDASYLVLATRNGLVKKSRLDAFDSNRSGGIAAINLRGDDELVGAQLCSGEDDLLLVSKKGQSIRFTADDETLRPMGRQTSGVQGMRFNDDDQLLSLSVVQEDTFLLVATSGGYAKRTPIEEYSPQGRGGKGVLTIQYDKKRGELVGAIIVDLDSEIYAITSSGGVIRTLAKQVRKAGRQTKGVRLMNLSEGNTLLAIARNADEPEEGAAEQE; encoded by the coding sequence ATGAGCGACGAATCCGACCTGTCACCGTTGAACGGAGACGGCACCGGCGACCGCATCGATCCGGTCGATCTCGGCCAGGAGATGCAGAACTCCTACATCGATTACGCGATGAGCGTCATCGTCGGGCGTGCTCTGCCCGAGGTGCGTGACGGTCTCAAACCCGTCCACCGTCGTCTGCTGTACGCGTCGTTCGACGCCGGTTTCCGTCCGGAGCGTTCGTATGTGAAGTCCGCGCGCCCGGTGTCGGAGACCATGGGTAACTACCACCCGCACGGCGATTCCTCGATCTACGACGCCCTGGTCCGCCTGGCGCAGCCGTGGTCGATGCGCTATCCGCTGATGGACGGTCAGGGCAACTTCGGTTCCCGCGGTAACGACGGCGCGGCCGCCATGCGTTACACGGAGGCGCGCCTCACCCCGCTGGCGATGGAGATGCTCCGCGACATCACCGAGGAGACCGTCGACTTCATCCCGAACTACGACGGAAAATCGCAGGAGCCGACGGTCCTGCCCTCCCGCATTCCGAACCTGCTGATCAACGGCTCGGGCGGTATCGCAGTCGGTATGGCGACCAACATTCCGCCGCACAACCTCCCTGAGGTCGCCGACGCGGTCTTCTGGGCCCTGGATCATCCGGATGCAGACGACGATGCACTGCTGACCGCGTGCATGGAGTGTGTGAAGGGGCCGGACTTCCCGACCTCGGCGCTGATCGTCGGCAGTCAGGGCATCCGCGATGCCTACACGACCGGCCGCGGCAGCATTCGCATGCGCAGCGTCGTCGAGATCGAGGAGAACAAGGGCACCACGACCCTCGTCGTGACCGAGCTGCCGTTTCAGGTGAACCCCGACAACCTGATCAGTTCGATCGCTGAGCAGGTCAACGACGGCAAGCTCAAGGGCATCAGCAAGATCGAGGACCAGTCGTCCGACCGTGCGGGTCTGCGCATCGTGATGGTGCTGCGTCGTGATGCGGTCGCCAAGGTAGTGCTGAACAACCTGTACAAGCACAGCCAGCTGCAGACGAATTTCGGCGTCAACATGCTGTCGATCGTCGACGGCGTTCCGCGCACCCTGCGCCTCGATCAGATGATCCGCCATTACGTGAATCACCAGATCGACGTCATCGTCCGCCGGACTCGGTACCGCCTGCGCAAGGCGGAGGAGCGCGCGCACATCCTGCGCGGCCTGGTGAAGGCGCTCGATGCCCTCGACGAGGTCATCGCCTTGATCCGCGCCTCGGCCAACACCGACGCCGCCCGCACCGGCCTGATGGACCTTCTGGACATCGACGAGGTCCAGGCGGACGCGATTCTGGCGATGCAGCTCCGTCGGCTGTCGGCCCTGGAGCGCCAGAAGATCATCGATGAACTGGACGAGATCGAGCGCGAGATCGCCGATCTGAAGGACATCCTCGACCGGCCGGAGCGTCAGCGAGCCATCGTCCGGGACGAGCTGAAGATCGTCGTCGACAAGTACGGCGACGATCGTCGGACCAAGATCATCGCCGCAGAGGGCGATGTGAACGATGAGGACCTGATCGCCCGCGAGGACGTCGTCGTCACGATCACCGAGACCGGCTACGCCAAGCGCACCCGGACCGACCTGTACCGCAGCCAGAAGCGCGGCGGTAAGGGCGTGCAGGGCGCAGGGCTCAAGCAGGACGACATCGTCGCCCACTTCTTCGTATCGAGCACGCACGACTGGCTGCTGTTCTTCACCACCAAGGGTCGCGTCTACCGTGCGAAGGCGTACGAACTGCCAGAGGCGAACCGCACCGCGCGCGGCCAGCACGTCGCCAACCTCATGGCCTTCCAGCCCGAGGAGCGCATCGCACAGGTCATCCGCATCTCCAGCTACACCGACGCGTCGTACCTGGTCCTGGCGACCCGGAACGGACTCGTCAAGAAGTCCCGTCTGGACGCCTTCGACTCGAACCGTTCCGGTGGCATCGCGGCGATCAATCTCCGCGGCGACGACGAGCTCGTCGGCGCACAGCTGTGCAGCGGTGAGGATGATCTGCTTCTGGTGTCGAAGAAGGGCCAGTCCATCCGCTTCACCGCGGACGACGAGACCCTTCGCCCGATGGGACGTCAGACGTCCGGCGTCCAGGGCATGCGGTTCAACGACGACGACCAGCTGCTCTCGCTCAGCGTGGTGCAGGAGGACACGTTCCTCCTGGTGGCGACTTCTGGCGGTTACGCCAAGCGGACTCCGATCGAGGAGTACTCACCGCAGGGCCGTGGCGGCAAGGGCGTTCTCACCATCCAGTACGACAAGAAGCGCGGCGAGTTGGTCGGCGCGATCATCGTCGACCTCGACAGTGAGATCTACGCGATCACCTCGAGTGGCGGTGTGATCCGCACACTCGCGAAGCAGGTCCGGAAGGCGGGACGTCAGACGAAGGGCGTCCGCCTGATGAACCTTTCCGAGGGCAACACCTTGCTGGCGATCGCGCGCAACGCCGATGAGCCGGAAGAAGGCGCGGCAGAGCAGGAATGA
- a CDS encoding condensation domain-containing protein produces the protein MMSGFVNQWKCLPGEWISWSPDEATRDAMRKAPDLGVDTSFIQADHLRSGVEGEACTRRLVFTTFTIHDTFDEDVIRSVFNAFVRSHESFHTAFPVSDHLRPEGRTLAPEQIELTVSATSNDHPGVTVKEHLMEHVPGLEDWAAFEFAVTGIEYAGEDADDPHFEVVIAADHMFTDGVSQAITFFEILSRYSAAREGVPYSGAPVRPYPEFCAEQRALVDTLTPEHPAVRQWQEVVDRAGGMPQFPLPLGLEPEESAPGRILVHTSFVDADKTTRFAKAAKQAGANMGSALLAVLGQVHCELSGEELFTMLVPRSDRSASGDAMAVGWYVTLVPVQFNARGSFEQVVANAHEAMNAAKQLERVPVFPVIDLLADDPSFPVKHGFAAPMLSYVDVSRVPGAELARQHNFSVYANATPSREVFTWINRDDSGLDFNATHPDTEEAIAAVDAVFQGLRDKIVDVATWNVDSPLAGQPEAVPSLV, from the coding sequence ATGATGTCGGGGTTCGTGAATCAATGGAAATGCCTGCCGGGCGAATGGATCTCATGGTCCCCGGATGAGGCGACGCGCGATGCGATGAGGAAGGCGCCCGACCTGGGCGTTGATACATCGTTCATCCAGGCGGACCATCTCCGGAGCGGAGTCGAGGGCGAGGCGTGCACTCGACGACTGGTCTTCACCACATTCACGATTCACGACACCTTCGACGAAGACGTGATCAGGTCCGTATTCAATGCTTTTGTCCGGTCTCACGAGTCGTTCCACACGGCATTTCCGGTTTCAGATCACCTGCGGCCCGAGGGGCGCACCCTGGCGCCGGAACAGATCGAGCTGACGGTCTCGGCGACGTCGAACGATCACCCGGGAGTGACCGTCAAAGAGCATCTGATGGAGCACGTCCCGGGCCTGGAGGATTGGGCGGCGTTCGAGTTCGCCGTCACCGGGATCGAGTATGCAGGCGAGGACGCAGACGATCCGCACTTCGAGGTCGTGATCGCTGCGGATCACATGTTCACAGACGGTGTCTCGCAGGCGATCACCTTCTTCGAGATCCTGTCGCGCTACTCGGCAGCACGGGAGGGAGTGCCGTACTCGGGCGCTCCGGTGCGTCCGTACCCGGAGTTCTGCGCGGAGCAGCGGGCGCTCGTGGACACCCTCACTCCGGAGCACCCGGCCGTACGGCAGTGGCAGGAGGTGGTGGACCGCGCCGGCGGCATGCCGCAGTTCCCGCTACCGCTCGGTTTGGAGCCGGAGGAGTCGGCACCCGGCAGGATTCTGGTGCACACGTCGTTCGTCGACGCCGACAAAACGACCCGGTTCGCGAAGGCCGCTAAGCAGGCCGGCGCCAACATGGGCAGTGCGTTGCTCGCGGTGCTCGGTCAGGTGCACTGCGAGCTGTCGGGGGAGGAGCTGTTCACCATGCTCGTTCCGCGCTCCGATCGCTCGGCGTCTGGCGACGCCATGGCGGTCGGTTGGTACGTGACGCTCGTGCCCGTGCAGTTCAACGCCAGGGGCTCGTTCGAACAAGTGGTGGCGAACGCCCACGAGGCGATGAACGCAGCCAAGCAGCTGGAGCGGGTGCCGGTGTTCCCGGTGATCGATCTACTCGCCGACGATCCATCGTTTCCCGTGAAACATGGCTTCGCGGCACCGATGCTGTCGTACGTCGACGTGTCCCGTGTCCCGGGTGCGGAACTGGCTCGGCAGCACAACTTCTCGGTGTACGCCAACGCCACGCCGTCGCGCGAGGTGTTCACGTGGATCAATCGAGACGACTCGGGCCTGGACTTCAATGCGACGCACCCGGACACGGAAGAGGCGATCGCAGCGGTCGACGCCGTGTTTCAGGGGCTGCGCGACAAGATCGTCGACGTCGCTACGTGGAACGTCGACTCGCCACTCGCTGGGCAGCCCGAAGCGGTGCCGTCGCTCGTGTGA